Proteins encoded within one genomic window of Camelina sativa cultivar DH55 chromosome 19, Cs, whole genome shotgun sequence:
- the LOC104767853 gene encoding receptor-like protein 12: MSQWFMLLVFLLLLLLSCVSPSSLFTFKNPVVGLVACGPHQIHVFTQFKNEFDTRVCNHSDFLNGVWCDNSTGAITKLRLRACLSGTLKSNSILFHFHQLRYLDLSHNKLTPSFIPSEFGMLNKLEVLFLSGSGFLDQVPSSFSNLTMLSVLALKDNELTGSLSFVRNLRTLTVLDVSDNHFSGILNPNSSLFELHHLTYLDLSFNNFTSSPLPYKFGNLHKLESLSVTHNSFFGEVPPTISNLTQLTALLLHSNYFTGSLPRVQNLTKLSILALDNNHFSGTIHSPLFTMPFLSSIYLHGNNLRGSIEVPNSSFSSRLESLYLGKNHFEGKILEPISKLINLKELDLSYLNTSYPVDLSLLSSLKSLLLLDLSGDWISHASLSSDSYKSNPSTLELLYINQCNISEFPNILKTLHNLEYIDVSNNRISGKIPEWLWSIPRLRSVLITDNLLTGFEGSPEVLVNSSLQFLSMDSNYLKGELPHLPLSINYFTAQGNAFSGVIPLSICNRSLLDVLDLSYNNFTGMIPSCLTKLLILSLRKNNLEGSIPDKYYANATLWTLDVGYNRLTGKLPRSLLNCSALQFLSADHNAINDTFPFFLKALPKLQVLILRSNKFYGPISPPNQGSLGFPELQILEIAGNKFTGSLSPIFFVNWKAFSLKKNENLALYMVYDVSLYGRYSLRYMETIDIQYKGLSMEQESVLTSSATIDFSGNRLEGKIPESIGLLKELIALNLSNNAFTGHIPLSLANLMKLESLDLSSNQLSGTIPNGLGTLSFLAYINISHNQLTGEIPQGTQIVGQAKSSFEGNAGLCGLPLDERCHGTNAPPSQQDKEEEEDEEEEQVLNWKGVAIGFGLGVLLGLAIAQLIASYKPEWLICLITCGNR; encoded by the coding sequence ATGTCTCAATGGTTTATGCTTTTGGTATTTCTCTTGCTACTCTTACTCTCTTGTGTCTCCCCTTCTAGCTTATTCACTTTCAAAAATCCTGTTGTTGGTCTTGTTGCTTGTGGTCCCCACCAGATTCATGTCTTTACGCAGTTCAAGAACGAGTTTGATACTCGTGTTTGCAACCATAGTGACTTCTTGAATGGGGTGTGGTGCGATAACTCCACAGGCGCGATCACGAAGCTACGACTAAGGGCCTGCCTTAGTGGAACTCTGAAATCCAACAGTATCCTTTTCCATTTTCATCAGCTCCGCTACCTTGATCTCTCTCACAACAAGCTCACCCCCTCTTTTATCCCTTCTGAGTTTGGAATGCTCAACAAATTAGAGGTTTTATTTCTTTCAGGTAGTGGCTTCCTCGACCAAGTTCCTTCCTCATTCAGTAACCTAACCATGCTTTCCGTTTTAGCCCTTAAAGATAACGAGCTCACTGGTAGTCTCTCATTTGTGCGGAATCTACGAACGCTCACAGTTTTAGATGTTTCTGATAATCACTTTTCTGGAATTCTGAATCCCAACAGTAGCCTCTTTGAGTTACACCACCTCACCTACCTTGATCTTAGTTTCAACAACTTCACCTCTTCTCCACTCCCTTATAAATTTGGTAATCTCCACAAACTAGAGTCCTTGTCTGTTACCCATAATAGCTTCTTTGGTGAAGTTCCTCCCACAATTAGTAACCTAACCCAGTTAACCGCATTGTTACTTCACTCGAACTACTTCACTGGTAGTCTCCCACGTGTACAAAATCTAACCAAGCTCTCCATTCTAGCACTTGATAATAATCACTTCTCTGGAACCATCCATTCTCCTCTCTTCACTATGCCTTTCTTATCAAGTATTTATTTACATGGAAACAATCTCAGAGGTTCTATTGAAGTTCCTAATTCCTCTTTCTCGTCGAGGTTAGAGAGTTTGTACCTAGGTAAAAACCATTTTGAAGGAAAAATTCTAGAGCCTATATCAAAGCTCATCAACCTCAAAGAGCTCGACCTTTCATACCTAAACACAAGCTACCCAGTTGACTTAAGTCTTTTATCCTCTCTCAAATCTTTGTTACTCCTTGATCTTTCTGGTGATTGGATATCTCATGCTAGTTTAAGTTCGGATTCGTACAAGTCCAACCCATCGACCCTagaattgttatatataaatcagTGCAACATTAGTGAGTTCCCAAACATCTTAAAGACCCTTCATAATTTGGAGTATATTGACGTATCCAACAATAGAATCAGTGGGAAAATCCCAGAGTGGTTATGGAGCATTCCTCGTCTGAGATCAgtgttaattacagataattTGTTAACTGGCTTCGAAGGTTCACCAGAAGTTTTAGTAAATTCATCGCTGCAGTTCTTAAGCATGGATTCAAACTATTTAAAAGGAGAACTTCCACATCTACCACTCTCTATCAACTACTTCACTGCACAAGGCAATGCTTTTAGTGGCGTCATACCTCTTTCAATCTGCAACAGAAGCTTGCTTGATGTCCTTGATCTAAGTTACAACAACTTCACCGGTATGATCCCTTCGTGTCTCACTAAATTGTTGATTTTGAGTCTCCGGAAGAACAACTTAGAAGGAAGTATTCCAGACAAGTATTATGCCAATGCAACTCTATGGACACTCGACGTTGGCTACAATCGATTAACCGGAAAGCTTCCAAGGTCTCTTCTAAATTGCTCAGCTCTGCAGTTTCTTAGTGCGGACCACAATGCAATCAACGATACATTTCCTTTCTTCCTTAAGGCTTTACCGAAACTACAAGTTCTTATCCTCCGTTCAAACAAATTCTATGGTCCAATATCTCCTCCTAATCAAGGTTCTCTGGGATTTCCTGAGCTGCAGATACTTGAGATAGCTGGTAATAAATTTACCGGAAGCTTgtccccaattttttttgtgaattggAAAGCATTTTCACTCAAAAAGAATGAGAATCTTGCGCTATATATGGTATATGATGTGAGTCTTTACGGGCGATATAGCCTCAGGTATATGGAAACTATAGATATACAATATAAAGGTCTATCTATGGAGCAAGAGAGTGTCCTTACTTCCTCGGCCACCATTGACTTTTCTGGAAACAGACTTGAAGGAAAAATTCCTGAATCTATCGGTCTCTTAAAAGAACTCATCGCACTCAACTTATCGAACAACGCCTTCACAGGCCATATTCCTCTGTCTTTGGCCAATCTTATGAAGCTGGAGTCACTAGACCTATCAAGTAACCAACTCTCAGGGACTATTCCTAATGGACTAGGGACTCTCTCATTTTTGGCGTACATCAACATTTCTCACAACCAACTCACTGGTGAAATACCACAAGGAACACAGATAGTTGGGCAAGCTAAATCGTCCTTTGAAGGAAATGCAGGGCTTTGTGGGTTGCCTCTTGACGAACGTTGTCATGGGACTAACGCGCCACCATCACAACaggataaagaagaagaagaagatgaagaagaggaacaagTGTTGAACTGGAAAGGCGTGGCAATAGGGTTTGGTCTTGGAGTGTTACTTGGATTGGCAATAGCACAACTCATTGCTTCCTACAAACCGGAGTGGCTTATTTGTCTGATTACGTGCGGAAACCGTtaa